A window of Campylobacter ureolyticus contains these coding sequences:
- a CDS encoding ecotin family protein, producing the protein MRFILGFLIMASTIFGFDASIFPKTENGEKQVILTLKSLENEDEYLVKVFFGKEMMLDCNAHSFMGLNLERKILQGYGYEYFKLSGRDDIASTMMLCSEPKKLRFLSFDPNFIVRYNSNYPLVFYVPIDFSVKYEVFKKVESKILN; encoded by the coding sequence ATGAGATTTATTTTAGGATTTTTAATTATGGCAAGTACAATATTTGGTTTTGATGCTAGCATTTTTCCAAAGACTGAAAATGGGGAAAAACAAGTTATTTTAACTCTTAAGTCTTTAGAAAATGAAGATGAGTATTTAGTAAAAGTGTTTTTTGGAAAAGAGATGATGTTAGATTGCAACGCTCACTCTTTTATGGGTCTTAATTTAGAGAGAAAAATACTTCAAGGTTATGGATATGAGTACTTTAAACTTAGTGGAAGAGATGATATAGCCTCAACCATGATGCTTTGCAGTGAGCCTAAAAAGCTTAGATTTTTAAGCTTTGATCCAAATTTTATAGTTCGTTATAACTCCAACTATCCGCTTGTATTTTATGTGCCGATAGATTTTAGTGTAAAATATGAAGTATTTAAAAAAGTAGAAAGTAAAATACTTAATTAA
- a CDS encoding DNA ligase: MKFKWLLVCLFFANLNAVMLLSEYKDENLSGWFMSEKLDGVRVTWDGKNLISRKGNKFAAPKFFTKDFPKTKLDGELYTKRDDFENIASITSKLTPSNEWKELKFYIFDMPEVEANFSIKYEKMKEISKNSKFIEVISQTRVKNNDEVFKFLDEVVAGGGEGVVVRDPNLIYENKRSTKILKIKKFKDAECEVVKINPGKGKFEGLMGSIDCKMPNSKVFKIGSGFKESDRKNPPKIGQIITYKYQNLTTNEVPRFPVFLRIRDEI, encoded by the coding sequence GTGAAATTTAAATGGCTTTTGGTTTGTTTATTTTTTGCAAATTTGAATGCTGTGATGCTTTTAAGCGAGTATAAGGACGAGAATTTAAGCGGCTGGTTTATGAGTGAAAAACTTGATGGCGTTCGTGTCACATGGGATGGTAAAAATCTAATTTCAAGAAAAGGAAATAAATTTGCCGCTCCTAAGTTTTTTACAAAGGATTTTCCTAAAACTAAGCTTGATGGAGAACTTTATACAAAAAGAGATGATTTTGAAAATATTGCTTCAATCACTTCAAAACTAACTCCAAGCAATGAGTGGAAAGAGCTTAAATTTTATATTTTTGATATGCCTGAAGTCGAGGCAAATTTCAGCATAAAATATGAAAAAATGAAAGAAATTTCTAAAAATTCTAAATTTATTGAGGTAATTTCGCAAACTAGAGTTAAAAATAATGATGAGGTTTTTAAGTTTTTAGATGAGGTAGTTGCTGGTGGTGGCGAGGGCGTTGTTGTGCGTGATCCAAATTTGATTTATGAAAACAAAAGAAGCACTAAAATTTTAAAAATTAAAAAATTTAAAGATGCAGAGTGTGAAGTGGTAAAAATAAATCCTGGAAAAGGCAAATTTGAAGGATTGATGGGCTCGATTGATTGTAAAATGCCAAATTCAAAAGTCTTTAAAATAGGAAGTGGCTTTAAGGAAAGTGATCGAAAAAATCCACCAAAAATAGGGCAAATTATTACTTATAAATACCAAAATTTAACTACAAATGAAGTGCCAAGATTTCCAGTATTTTTAAGAATAAGAGATGAGATTTAA
- the galE gene encoding UDP-glucose 4-epimerase GalE translates to MKILITGGAGYIGSHVTKQLIESKNHEIVVIDNFCKGSNLAIETLKNVAKKNEVKFEFINLSLENINELEDVFKEHKFEAIIHFAAFIEVFESTQKPLKYYRNNSANALNLITLCAKYNVNKFIFSSTAAVYGEPKDGIVKEETPLNPINPYGKSKVVTEWILKDYALSNPNFKYGILRYFNVAGASNDGLLGQNYPNATHLIKVATQTILGKREKMSIFGEDYETDDGSCIRDYIHIEDLAAAHLSVLKYLNDGGKSEIFNVGYGKGYSVKEVIKKAKEVSGVDFKAEVSKRRDGDPARLVADSTKLRSLTNWEPKNDDLGLIISSALKWEKKIKG, encoded by the coding sequence ATGAAAATTCTAATTACTGGTGGTGCCGGATATATCGGCTCACATGTTACAAAACAACTAATTGAAAGCAAAAATCACGAAATAGTTGTGATAGATAATTTTTGCAAGGGGTCGAATTTAGCTATTGAGACTTTAAAAAATGTTGCGAAAAAAAATGAGGTAAAATTTGAGTTTATAAATTTAAGCTTAGAAAATATAAATGAGCTTGAAGATGTTTTTAAAGAGCATAAATTTGAAGCTATTATTCATTTTGCGGCATTTATAGAAGTTTTTGAAAGTACTCAAAAGCCACTTAAATACTATAGAAATAACTCAGCAAATGCCTTAAATTTAATAACTTTATGTGCTAAATATAATGTTAATAAATTCATTTTTAGCTCAACAGCTGCTGTTTATGGAGAGCCTAAAGATGGAATAGTAAAAGAAGAAACTCCTTTAAATCCAATAAATCCTTATGGTAAAAGCAAGGTCGTTACAGAGTGGATTTTAAAAGACTATGCGTTGTCAAATCCAAATTTCAAATATGGAATTTTAAGATATTTTAATGTTGCAGGTGCAAGCAATGATGGGCTTTTAGGGCAAAATTATCCAAACGCAACACACTTAATAAAAGTAGCAACCCAAACAATACTTGGAAAAAGAGAAAAGATGAGTATTTTTGGTGAGGATTATGAAACAGATGATGGAAGTTGCATAAGAGATTATATTCATATTGAAGATTTAGCTGCTGCACATTTATCGGTTTTAAAATACCTAAATGATGGCGGAAAAAGTGAAATTTTCAATGTTGGATATGGTAAAGGATATAGTGTAAAAGAAGTTATTAAAAAAGCTAAAGAAGTTAGCGGGGTTGATTTTAAAGCTGAAGTTAGCAAGAGAAGAGATGGTGATCCTGCTAGACTTGTGGCGGACTCAACAAAGCTTAGAAGCTTAACAAATTGGGAGCCAAAAAATGATGATTTGGGCTTAATTATAAGCTCGGCTTTAAAGTGGGAAAAGAAAATAAAAGGCTAA
- the fabI gene encoding enoyl-ACP reductase FabI, whose protein sequence is MILKGKKGLIVGVANQKSIAYGIAKACRDMGADLAFTYLNDTLLKRVEPIANELGSDKVYKLDANSDEDLINLKNSLEKDFGKIDFVLHAVAFAPKEALEGEFVNTSREAFNVTMQTSVYSLLALTNAVLPLINEGGSILTLTYLGGPKFVPHYNVMGVAKAALESSVRYLAHDLGSKNIRVNAISAGPIKTLAASGIGDFRMILKWNEINAPLKRNVTIEDVGKSGMYLLSDLASAVTGEIHYVDCGYNILGMGDIAKDEEGKTILAWDKDK, encoded by the coding sequence ATGATTTTAAAAGGAAAAAAAGGTTTAATAGTTGGAGTTGCAAATCAAAAATCAATTGCTTATGGTATCGCAAAAGCTTGCAGAGATATGGGGGCAGATTTAGCTTTTACATATTTAAATGATACACTTTTAAAAAGAGTTGAGCCAATAGCAAATGAGCTTGGTAGTGATAAGGTTTACAAGCTTGATGCAAATAGTGATGAAGATTTAATAAATTTAAAAAATAGCCTAGAAAAAGATTTTGGAAAAATTGATTTTGTTCTTCACGCAGTTGCTTTTGCCCCAAAAGAAGCATTAGAGGGTGAGTTTGTAAATACTTCAAGAGAAGCGTTTAATGTTACTATGCAAACAAGTGTTTATTCACTTTTAGCTTTAACAAATGCAGTTTTACCACTTATAAATGAAGGTGGAAGTATTTTAACTTTAACATATTTAGGAGGTCCTAAATTTGTGCCACATTACAATGTCATGGGCGTTGCAAAAGCTGCACTTGAAAGTAGTGTGAGGTATTTAGCCCATGATTTAGGAAGTAAAAATATAAGAGTAAATGCAATTTCTGCAGGCCCTATAAAAACTCTTGCAGCAAGTGGAATAGGGGATTTTAGAATGATTTTAAAATGGAATGAGATAAATGCTCCACTTAAAAGAAATGTAACAATTGAAGATGTTGGCAAAAGCGGAATGTATCTTTTAAGCGACCTTGCTTCAGCAGTAACTGGAGAAATTCACTATGTTGATTGTGGTTATAATATCCTTGGAATGGGCGATATTGCCAAAGATGAAGAGGGAAAAACAATTTTAGCATGGGATAAGGATAAGTAA
- a CDS encoding type II toxin-antitoxin system death-on-curing family toxin, translated as MKYLNISQVIKLHTQIIAVSGGLDGYNKTQISYLNSVCENIKNDEYYPTFLDKLTHLIFSCVKFHPFLDANKRTALHIGLALILINFPDLKIDDYYIKMEDIVINVADGSVSKDKLKEELNKILKDKR; from the coding sequence ATGAAATACTTAAATATTTCTCAAGTCATAAAACTTCATACGCAAATTATCGCAGTTTCTGGAGGGCTTGATGGATATAATAAAACACAAATTAGCTACCTAAATTCTGTTTGTGAAAATATTAAAAATGATGAGTATTATCCTACTTTTTTAGATAAATTAACTCATTTGATTTTTTCTTGCGTTAAATTTCATCCATTTTTAGATGCAAACAAAAGGACGGCTTTACACATAGGATTAGCATTGATTTTAATAAATTTTCCTGATTTGAAAATAGATGATTATTATATAAAAATGGAAGATATTGTCATTAACGTTGCTGATGGAAGTGTTTCAAAAGATAAGTTAAAAGAAGAATTAAACAAAATTTTAAAGGATAAAAGATGA
- a CDS encoding 3'-5' exonuclease, translating into MKESLCVFDCETIPCVESLKKAFPNEYESILKKYEDSVDENKINYEFSDLIQNRQLEKTGSSFLPVNFHKIVAISVVFGDEYGKFVRVAQIPGNEKEMIKNFFMIMEKNMRLISFNGRGFDLPMMMIRAMRYNLSIPAYFEIENKELNKSKWDGNYKSRYDGKFHLDLMDHISEFGSVRGLNLNSLCLSLNLPGKFDTHGDEVMELFYNNELEKIQIYCQSDVLNTYLLFLKYELLKGNINLEDYASSILETKEYLNSEKQGINYTPVFTKCIDEEIKRCESEI; encoded by the coding sequence ATGAAAGAAAGTTTATGCGTATTTGACTGTGAGACAATTCCTTGTGTAGAAAGTCTTAAAAAAGCTTTTCCAAACGAGTATGAAAGTATTTTAAAAAAATATGAAGATAGTGTGGATGAAAATAAGATCAATTATGAGTTTTCAGACCTTATACAAAACAGACAGCTTGAAAAAACAGGAAGTAGTTTTTTACCAGTAAATTTTCATAAAATCGTTGCAATTAGTGTTGTTTTTGGTGATGAGTATGGAAAATTTGTGAGAGTTGCACAAATTCCAGGAAATGAAAAAGAAATGATTAAAAATTTCTTTATGATAATGGAAAAAAATATGCGACTAATTAGCTTTAATGGGCGTGGGTTTGACTTGCCGATGATGATGATAAGAGCAATGCGTTATAATTTAAGCATTCCAGCTTATTTTGAGATTGAAAATAAAGAATTAAATAAAAGCAAATGGGATGGGAATTATAAAAGCAGATATGATGGCAAATTTCATCTTGATCTAATGGACCATATAAGCGAATTTGGCTCAGTTAGAGGACTAAATTTGAACTCACTTTGCCTTAGTTTAAACTTACCTGGCAAATTCGATACTCACGGCGATGAAGTTATGGAGCTTTTTTATAACAATGAGCTTGAAAAAATTCAAATTTATTGTCAAAGCGATGTTTTAAATACATATTTACTTTTTTTAAAATATGAACTTTTAAAAGGAAATATAAATTTAGAAGATTATGCAAGTTCTATCTTAGAAACAAAAGAATATTTAAACTCTGAAAAACAAGGCATTAACTACACGCCTGTTTTTACAAAATGCATTGATGAAGAGATAAAAAGGTGCGAAAGTGAAATTTAA
- a CDS encoding phosphoglycerate kinase yields the protein MSENLLFIKDVKFEKGKKVFIRCDFNVPMDEYQNITDDRRIRSALSTIKYCLDEGMAVILASHLGRPKNGFEEKFNLSPVAKRLSRLLKKDVKFVNDIIGENAQNAVNELGENEILLLDNLRFEKGETKNDDEFAKKLAGFADFYINDAFGVCHRAHASVHAITKFFDENHKAAGFLLQKEINFAQNLIKHPARPFVAIVGGSKVSGKLQALKNLLPKVDKLIIGGGMAFTFLKSIGFEIGNSLLEEELLEDAKKILDKAKELGVKIYLPVDAIVAPYFSADSVMKYVTTQEIPKDWMGLDIGPATVTLFKEAIEDAGTIWWNGPMGVFEMDKFARGSLRISHAVAESNATTVVGGGDTADVVARAGDQDEITFISTGGGASLELIEGKELPGVKVLLRKEDL from the coding sequence ATGAGTGAGAATTTACTGTTTATAAAAGATGTTAAGTTTGAAAAAGGCAAAAAAGTTTTTATAAGATGTGATTTTAATGTGCCAATGGATGAGTATCAAAATATAACTGATGACAGAAGGATTAGATCAGCACTTTCTACTATAAAGTACTGCTTAGATGAAGGTATGGCAGTTATTTTAGCTAGTCACTTGGGTCGTCCAAAAAATGGTTTTGAGGAGAAATTTAATCTAAGTCCAGTTGCAAAAAGACTAAGCAGACTTTTAAAAAAAGATGTAAAATTTGTAAATGATATAATAGGTGAAAATGCTCAAAATGCAGTAAATGAACTGGGCGAAAATGAAATTTTACTTTTAGATAATTTGAGATTTGAAAAAGGTGAAACTAAAAATGATGATGAGTTTGCCAAAAAATTGGCTGGATTTGCCGATTTTTATATAAATGATGCTTTTGGAGTTTGCCATAGGGCTCATGCATCAGTTCATGCAATAACTAAGTTTTTTGATGAAAACCATAAAGCAGCTGGCTTTTTGCTACAAAAAGAGATAAATTTTGCTCAAAATTTGATTAAACATCCTGCTCGTCCTTTTGTTGCAATAGTTGGAGGAAGTAAAGTTAGTGGGAAGCTTCAAGCTTTAAAAAATCTGCTTCCAAAAGTTGATAAGCTGATAATTGGTGGAGGAATGGCATTTACATTTCTAAAATCAATTGGTTTTGAAATAGGAAATTCACTTTTAGAAGAAGAGCTTTTAGAGGATGCAAAGAAAATTTTAGATAAAGCAAAAGAGCTTGGAGTTAAAATTTATCTTCCAGTTGATGCCATTGTGGCACCATATTTTTCAGCAGATAGCGTTATGAAATATGTTACAACTCAAGAAATTCCAAAAGATTGGATGGGTTTAGATATTGGACCTGCTACAGTTACTCTGTTTAAAGAAGCGATTGAAGATGCAGGAACTATATGGTGGAATGGGCCAATGGGTGTTTTTGAAATGGATAAATTTGCAAGAGGAAGCCTAAGGATAAGCCATGCAGTTGCTGAAAGTAATGCAACTACAGTAGTTGGAGGTGGCGATACGGCTGATGTTGTAGCAAGAGCAGGCGATCAAGATGAAATAACATTTATCTCAACAGGTGGTGGAGCAAGTTTGGAATTAATCGAAGGAAAAGAACTTCCCGGAGTTAAGGTTTTATTAAGAAAGGAAGATTTGTGA
- a CDS encoding acylneuraminate cytidylyltransferase family protein: MKKVAIILARGGSKGIKDKNLSKVGKFSLLARAILAAQKSEIFDEIIVSTDALSLKNEALKFGAKVIDRPSDLASDKATSIMAMIHAINCLNLKDGIAVLLQPTSPLRDSFHIKEAFNKFEKNKKGSLISVKKVAHHPYKSLIFKNGKFEPVNELKDLESPRQILPFAYEPNGAIYINFISDLLKFKRFFIEPIDIYEMDEKSSIDIDNPQDLEMANLFAKED, encoded by the coding sequence ATGAAAAAAGTAGCTATTATATTAGCCCGTGGTGGCTCAAAAGGCATAAAAGACAAAAATCTTTCTAAAGTTGGCAAATTTTCACTTCTTGCAAGGGCAATTCTAGCAGCACAAAAGAGCGAAATATTTGATGAGATTATAGTCTCAACTGATGCTTTAAGTTTAAAAAATGAAGCTTTGAAATTTGGCGCTAAAGTTATAGATAGACCAAGTGATTTGGCAAGCGATAAAGCAACTTCTATAATGGCTATGATTCACGCGATTAATTGTTTAAATTTAAAAGATGGAATTGCTGTTTTACTTCAGCCCACAAGTCCTTTAAGAGATAGTTTTCACATAAAAGAAGCTTTTAATAAATTTGAAAAAAACAAAAAAGGCTCTTTAATTTCCGTTAAAAAAGTAGCTCATCATCCATACAAAAGCTTGATTTTTAAAAATGGTAAATTTGAACCTGTAAATGAGCTAAAGGATTTAGAATCCCCTAGGCAAATTTTACCCTTTGCCTATGAGCCAAATGGTGCAATTTATATAAATTTCATATCTGATTTGTTAAAATTTAAAAGATTTTTTATCGAGCCTATCGATATTTATGAGATGGATGAGAAAAGTTCAATTGACATAGACAACCCGCAAGATTTAGAAATGGCAAATTTATTTGCAAAGGAAGATTAA
- the nadD gene encoding nicotinate (nicotinamide) nucleotide adenylyltransferase has translation MKIALFGGSFDPPHLGHDKIVKKSLKVLNLDKLIVMPTFINPFKNGFFAPPTLRLNWCKKLWQNLDNVLISDYEILQNHPVPTIQSVKFLYSKFKIDKFYLIIGEDNLKDLNKWHKFDELCSLVEFVVASRNEDEIKNLKQILPLKKLDINVNISSTEFRQNLNKDFIPNSIKSEVINFYKDKKMEKKLETIKKVLEDKKAENVEIIDMRNEDYIAKYVVIATTLTGKHGLSLTDDLDAALKPLGEEFLGIEASDEWSVIDLGDVIIHLMSESHRAKYDIEELLAKLKKKEG, from the coding sequence ATGAAAATAGCACTTTTTGGTGGGAGCTTTGATCCACCACATTTAGGACATGATAAAATTGTAAAAAAATCTTTAAAAGTTCTAAATTTAGACAAACTTATCGTAATGCCAACTTTTATAAATCCATTTAAAAATGGTTTTTTTGCCCCACCAACTTTAAGACTTAATTGGTGTAAAAAACTTTGGCAAAATTTAGATAATGTCTTAATAAGTGATTATGAAATTTTGCAAAATCATCCAGTCCCCACAATACAAAGCGTTAAATTTTTATATTCTAAATTTAAAATTGATAAATTTTATTTAATTATTGGCGAAGATAATTTAAAAGACTTAAATAAATGGCATAAATTTGACGAGCTGTGCAGTTTGGTAGAATTTGTAGTGGCTTCAAGAAATGAAGATGAGATAAAAAACTTAAAACAAATTTTACCCTTGAAAAAGTTAGACATTAATGTTAATATTTCATCTACAGAATTTAGACAAAATTTAAACAAAGACTTCATACCAAATTCCATAAAAAGTGAAGTAATAAATTTTTATAAGGATAAAAAAATGGAAAAAAAACTTGAAACCATCAAAAAAGTTTTAGAGGATAAAAAGGCTGAAAATGTTGAGATAATCGATATGAGAAATGAGGATTATATCGCTAAATATGTAGTAATTGCCACAACTCTTACAGGAAAACATGGACTATCTTTAACTGATGATTTAGATGCAGCTTTAAAACCTTTAGGTGAAGAATTTTTAGGTATTGAAGCAAGTGATGAGTGGAGCGTAATAGACCTAGGCGATGTAATCATTCATCTAATGAGTGAAAGTCATAGAGCAAAGTATGATATTGAAGAGCTTTTAGCAAAACTTAAGAAAAAAGAAGGTTAA
- a CDS encoding triose-phosphate isomerase: MIFAANLKCNHTRNSFLEYASVLNNFLKNRKSCENSDEIFVFPTSSAFLEGDFVFNQGAQNFYPVKNGSFTGEIGSEILDEFGIKTVLIGHSERRALGENNEFLKAKFEFAKKNGYKIIFCIGESDITYMNASTKSFLKSQLEGLDLEYENLNLAYEPIWAIGTGRSAKINEISEVLDFLRTFTDAPLLYGGSVNLNNISEILSVKNCDGVLVGSASLDINNFINLIKVKNE, encoded by the coding sequence GTGATATTTGCTGCAAATTTAAAGTGCAACCATACAAGAAACAGTTTTTTAGAATACGCAAGCGTTTTAAATAATTTTTTAAAAAACCGCAAAAGCTGTGAAAATAGTGATGAAATTTTTGTTTTTCCTACAAGTTCAGCATTTTTAGAGGGCGACTTTGTTTTTAACCAAGGCGCTCAAAATTTTTATCCTGTAAAAAATGGAAGTTTTACAGGTGAAATTGGAAGTGAAATTTTAGATGAGTTTGGTATAAAAACAGTTTTGATAGGACATAGTGAAAGAAGAGCTTTAGGTGAAAATAATGAATTTTTAAAAGCCAAATTTGAGTTTGCTAAAAAAAATGGATATAAAATAATTTTTTGCATTGGTGAAAGCGATATAACTTATATGAACGCTTCAACTAAAAGCTTTTTAAAATCACAGCTTGAAGGGCTTGATTTAGAGTATGAAAATTTAAACCTAGCTTACGAACCGATTTGGGCTATAGGAACTGGAAGAAGTGCAAAAATAAACGAGATAAGTGAAGTTTTAGATTTTTTAAGAACTTTTACAGATGCTCCGCTTCTTTATGGTGGAAGTGTAAATTTAAACAACATTAGTGAAATTTTAAGCGTTAAAAACTGCGATGGTGTTTTAGTTGGAAGTGCAAGTTTAGATATAAATAACTTTATAAATTTAATAAAGGTAAAAAATGAATGA
- the neuC gene encoding UDP-N-acetylglucosamine 2-epimerase: MKKLLFITGTRADFGKLKPLLNLVQNSSKFELHLIVTGMHMMSSYGSTYLEVLKQGYKNVYLINNQFLNEPMSSVLGNTINLFSRFFSEIKPDMVFIHGDRLEALAGAISGAFENILVCHIEGGEISGTIDESIRHAVSKFAHLHLVSNKEAKNLLIRMGEDESKIFIIGSPDLDIMASDNLPSLKETFIHYDIGFENYAISLFHPVTTENTLMQKYAKSYFNALKNSSLNYIVIFPNNDNGSKFIINEISNLKDLKNFKIFPSIRFEYFLTLLKNSKFIIGNSSAGVREAPFYGVGAINVGTRQNGRVKSINSIINTSYDEDEILKAINLLKNFPKFEINKEFGFGDSVSRFKEFLNNDEIWKTNLQKRFVL; this comes from the coding sequence ATGAAAAAACTTCTTTTTATAACTGGAACTAGGGCTGATTTTGGAAAACTCAAGCCACTTTTAAATTTGGTTCAAAACTCTTCTAAATTTGAATTGCATTTAATAGTAACTGGGATGCATATGATGAGTAGCTACGGTAGCACATATTTGGAAGTTTTAAAACAAGGTTATAAAAATGTCTATCTTATAAACAACCAGTTTTTAAACGAGCCTATGAGCTCAGTTCTTGGAAATACTATAAATCTTTTTTCAAGGTTTTTTAGTGAGATAAAACCTGATATGGTTTTTATACATGGTGATAGGCTTGAAGCTTTGGCAGGTGCGATAAGTGGGGCTTTTGAAAATATATTAGTTTGTCATATTGAAGGTGGAGAGATTTCAGGAACTATTGATGAAAGTATTCGTCATGCAGTTAGCAAATTTGCCCATCTTCATCTTGTTTCAAACAAGGAGGCTAAAAATTTATTGATTAGAATGGGTGAAGATGAAAGTAAAATTTTTATAATTGGCTCTCCGGATTTAGACATAATGGCAAGTGATAATTTGCCAAGCTTAAAAGAGACTTTTATTCATTATGATATCGGCTTTGAAAACTACGCTATTTCTTTGTTTCATCCAGTTACAACTGAAAACACTCTTATGCAAAAATACGCAAAAAGTTATTTTAATGCCTTAAAAAATAGTTCTTTAAACTACATTGTAATATTTCCAAACAATGATAACGGCTCTAAATTTATAATAAATGAAATTTCAAATTTAAAAGATTTGAAAAACTTTAAAATTTTTCCATCGATACGATTTGAATATTTTCTAACACTTTTGAAAAATTCCAAATTTATCATTGGAAATTCAAGTGCTGGAGTTAGAGAAGCGCCTTTTTATGGTGTTGGAGCGATAAATGTAGGCACTAGACAAAATGGCAGAGTCAAAAGTATAAATTCCATTATCAATACAAGCTATGATGAAGATGAAATTTTAAAAGCGATAAATTTGTTAAAAAATTTTCCGAAATTTGAGATAAATAAAGAGTTTGGTTTTGGAGATAGCGTTAGCAGATTTAAAGAATTTTTAAATAATGATGAAATTTGGAAAACAAATTTGCAAAAAAGGTTTGTTTTATGA
- the gap gene encoding type I glyceraldehyde-3-phosphate dehydrogenase yields MALKFAINGFGRIGRCAARILLNRPDTELVAINDTAKRDITRYLLEHDSVHGKFNKKVEVINDDYIAVDGKKIRVFSTRDPNELEFKDFGAEVVLECTGAFLTTQSCEVYIKNGLDLVVMSAPAKDDTPTFVMGVNNENYKDEKIISNASCTTNCLGPIAKVLDAEFGIQKGLMNTTHAYTSSQNLLDVKSKDYRRSRAGAINIIPTTTGAAKAISLVLPNLKDKMHGLSLRVPVPNVSMLDLTVLLEKNTTANEVNSKFKEYANSSMRGILSVDEDYCVSSDFIGSSFSSIVAADMTQVVGKNMLKVLSWYDNEWGYSNRLIDLAIYAKNKMK; encoded by the coding sequence ATGGCACTTAAATTTGCAATAAACGGTTTTGGACGCATCGGAAGATGTGCTGCTAGAATTTTATTAAACAGACCTGATACTGAACTTGTTGCGATAAATGATACAGCTAAAAGAGATATTACAAGATATTTATTAGAGCATGATTCAGTTCACGGTAAATTTAATAAAAAAGTCGAAGTAATAAATGATGATTATATCGCTGTTGATGGCAAAAAGATAAGGGTTTTTTCAACACGTGATCCAAATGAATTAGAATTTAAAGATTTTGGTGCAGAGGTTGTGCTTGAATGTACAGGAGCCTTTTTAACAACTCAAAGTTGTGAGGTTTATATTAAAAACGGGCTTGATTTGGTTGTGATGAGTGCCCCTGCTAAAGATGATACGCCAACTTTTGTAATGGGCGTAAATAATGAAAATTATAAAGACGAAAAAATCATTTCAAATGCAAGTTGTACAACAAACTGTCTTGGACCTATTGCAAAAGTACTTGATGCTGAGTTTGGTATCCAAAAAGGACTTATGAATACAACTCACGCCTATACAAGTAGCCAAAACTTGCTTGATGTAAAAAGTAAAGATTATAGAAGAAGTAGAGCAGGAGCTATTAATATCATCCCAACAACCACAGGCGCTGCAAAAGCCATAAGTTTAGTGTTGCCAAACTTAAAAGATAAAATGCACGGACTTAGTCTTAGAGTTCCAGTGCCAAATGTCTCGATGCTTGATTTAACTGTTTTACTTGAAAAAAATACCACTGCCAATGAGGTAAATTCAAAATTTAAAGAGTATGCAAACTCTTCAATGAGGGGAATTTTAAGCGTTGATGAAGATTATTGTGTTTCAAGCGATTTTATAGGAAGTAGTTTTTCAAGTATTGTTGCAGCTGATATGACACAAGTTGTAGGTAAAAATATGCTTAAAGTTTTGAGTTGGTATGATAATGAATGGGGTTACTCGAATAGACTTATTGATTTGGCTATTTATGCAAAAAATAAGATGAAATAA